ATCAGCAGGTGCAGATGCTAGTGGACGCACAAGGATTTTCGCACTCAGATTTTTTCAAGACTGGTCAAATCGTAGTCTGACAGAATCTTTATTCGCTCGTTCGACCTTTAGTTTAGGCTTAGATGCGATAGATTCTACGATCAATACCAACTCTCCTGATGGACGATTTTTTAGTTGGGTAGGTGAAGCTCTATGGTTGAAGCGTTTAGGCAATAGTAATACTTCTGTTGCTGTGCGCTCACGCCTGCAATTGGCGGATAGACCTTTACCCGCTTTCGAGCAAATTAGTCTTGGAGGCATCAGTACTGTTAGAGGTTACAGGCAAGATACTTTTATATCTGACAATGGATTTGTTTTATCTACAGAACTACGCATTCCCGCCTGGAAAACAACTACGCAGGAATTACAGGTCATCCCTTTCATTGACTTTGGCACAAGTTGGAACAATAGTTCTGATACTTTCAGTCCTTCGGGAAGTTTAACCTCTGCTGGTCTAGCTCTCCAATATCGCAGCGATCGCTTAAATGCCCGCCTTGATTGGGGCATCCCTTTTAATGAAACTAGCTCAAACTCCAATACATGGCAAGAAAATGGTATTTATTTCTCGCTCAATTATCAACTTTTTTAAGAAAATTAAGTACTTGTTTATAAGTTTACTATTAACACTAATATTAGTGACTAATCATGAAGTAATACTAGCATCTACACCTAGTTTACAACTGGCTCAGTCTCTCACACAGCAGGGTTTTTCACAATTGGAAGAGGGAAAACCAGAAACTGCTTTGGAAACATGGCAATCAGCTTATCAAGCTTATAAAAAATTAAATAATAAACAAGGAATGAACGGCAGTTTAATTAATCAGAGTTTAGCACTACAAGCACTAGGCTCTTATACTATAGCTTGCGAAGCTCTTACTCAAGCTTTATCTTTAAATAAGAGTATTTGCCCCGATTCGTTACAGAAACCAACTAATTCTTCTCAATTATCTTATTTAGAGTCAACACTTCAAAATTCAATTACTGAAGATTTTCAGTTAATTGGATTTTATAATTTAGCTAATGTGCTTCGGGTTATGGGCGAACCGGAAATTTCTTATGTAATTCTACAGCAATGTTTAACATCAGCACCACAATTACAAAATAGAAAAATCCAAGATAACTTATTACTGAATCTGGCTAATACAGAAGTCATACTTTACAATCAAGCTAAAAGTCAATATCAACTTACTGATGATTTTACTGCTCAAAGAAAAGCAGTTATTTTAGCTAAGTCTCAATTTGTTGCCGCCCAAAAAATCTACCAGAAACTCAGCAATAGCCAAAGTACAGTTTCTCTACAAGCTAAATTAAATTGGCTAAAGTTACTTTTAGATAATACATCATCACCAATCTCCCAAGATGTTCCGATAAATGAGTCTGTTTCCCACATAATAAATGATATTCTGGCAAGATTAGACCAATTTAGCACTTTATCAAAAATTGAGTCGATTTATGGCAAATTTAAGTTATCCCGAAATTTAATCAACATTACTCAAACTCCTACTTTAAAAATTAGACAACTAACTAGTCCTAATTTACAATCTGTAGCTTTATCCTTATCACAGGAGGCATTAGCTGATGCTAGAGATTTGAATAATATTAGAGCAATTGCTTACGGTTATGGTACTTTAGGTAAGATTTATACTGCTACTGGAGAATTATCAAAAGCTGAAAATTCCTATTATCAAGGGATGCTATATGCTCAATCAGTACAGGCTTGGGATATCGTCTATCAATGGCAATGGGAATTAGCCCGGCTTTCTCAAGTATCTGGGAAAATCGAACAGGCTAATCAATTTTATGCAACGGCTATCAAAAATCTTGATAAAGTACGTAGTGATGTTTTACTGTTTAACTCTGATATTCAATTTGCTTTTCAAGAAAAAGTAGAGCCACTATACCGTGAATACATCTCATTACTACTTAGCAAGAATAATTCTCATAAAAAATACTATAGGCAAGCTACTAAAATTCAAGAAGAACTAAACTTTGCTGAAGTAGAGAATTTCTTACGTTGTGGTAAATTTGCAGAAAATGCCTTAGACGCAAGA
The nucleotide sequence above comes from Nostoc sp. MS1. Encoded proteins:
- a CDS encoding ShlB/FhaC/HecB family hemolysin secretion/activation protein, translating into MDISHSNLLGLGDGLSIGYRNTDGSNAIAVAYSVPVNSNNGTIRFLYANIANNIIEQPLNSLDIVANARAYEISFRQPLIRQASANSAQELALGLTASRLESESSLQNTPFPISAGADASGRTRIFALRFFQDWSNRSLTESLFARSTFSLGLDAIDSTINTNSPDGRFFSWVGEALWLKRLGNSNTSVAVRSRLQLADRPLPAFEQISLGGISTVRGYRQDTFISDNGFVLSTELRIPAWKTTTQELQVIPFIDFGTSWNNSSDTFSPSGSLTSAGLALQYRSDRLNARLDWGIPFNETSSNSNTWQENGIYFSLNYQLF
- a CDS encoding CHAT domain-containing protein; this encodes MTNHEVILASTPSLQLAQSLTQQGFSQLEEGKPETALETWQSAYQAYKKLNNKQGMNGSLINQSLALQALGSYTIACEALTQALSLNKSICPDSLQKPTNSSQLSYLESTLQNSITEDFQLIGFYNLANVLRVMGEPEISYVILQQCLTSAPQLQNRKIQDNLLLNLANTEVILYNQAKSQYQLTDDFTAQRKAVILAKSQFVAAQKIYQKLSNSQSTVSLQAKLNWLKLLLDNTSSPISQDVPINESVSHIINDILARLDQFSTLSKIESIYGKFKLSRNLINITQTPTLKIRQLTSPNLQSVALSLSQEALADARDLNNIRAIAYGYGTLGKIYTATGELSKAENSYYQGMLYAQSVQAWDIVYQWQWELARLSQVSGKIEQANQFYATAIKNLDKVRSDVLLFNSDIQFAFQEKVEPLYREYISLLLSKNNSHKKYYRQATKIQEELNFAEVENFLRCGKFAENALDARFNHELKDLGYIAYFIKLDDRVEVLVRTPQDIYRHTIDLKIIDEPLTNLFSIIQKSEFVKTEGYTFLTYSQALYQILIQPIKQYLPSSGKIGFVLDSYFQNLPLDMLHDGQQYLLETYITSVGSSAKQLRQSLLKPASTLASGVSQIGPSFSNSIVPKDLRPLPQVKLEIENIKKANPSTITLLDSEFTYNRFEQDIENNSFWAIHLSSHAQFSSDIDQTFVLTWDTPLTVNDLKALLQNKNNLDLLVLSACQTAKGDRRSFLGIAGIAAQAGARGVLASLWLVDADSTAQLMTQFYDELNSGVTKAEALRAAKLSLLKSDKYFHPYYWSAFILVGG